The genomic window ATGGAAGTCTACTTTCCTCGCCGTGTCGGTATCGATCAGGTTACAAATTAAACCCTTCCCTAAGGATTCGTTTACGTCCTGCGCGTCGACGTAATAGCGCGGCGGCTCGAAGGCGCACGCCAGGACCTCGCCCAACCGGGGGTCGGCGGCCACGACCACGTTCGCGCCCTGGGTGAAGCGCGGCTCGCCGTACGCGCTGGTCACGACGGACCCCGTTACGACGTACTCGATTCCCGCGTCGTTCAGAACAGCGGCGACTTGCGCAAGGAGTTTTTCTTGAAGCATGCTATGGCTTCTTCTTTCGCGCGCTGGACCGCCTCGGCCGCGGTCATTTCCGGGAAACGGAGCCCGACGCCCAGGACGCGTAGCTCGAAGCCCTCGTCCATAAGGTCCATCACTATTTCCAGCTTCCGCTCCAGCGTTAGCCGCCGCAGCGTCTCGAGCCAGACCGCTTCGGCCTTCCGGGCCGCGGGGCGCTCGTTCCCTACGTCGTTTAGGTTCTTACCTACCATATATACCCAATAGTGTCCAATACTCTTATTTTTTTGCTATTTAACGCCAGTACGTCGTTTTTCCCTTGACTTTTTCGGAGTGCCCGTTACACTTATATGCGCCGGATCGGAGAGGAGGTGTCAGCTTCACGCTGACCACCGGTTGGACTTTGCGAAAACCGGCTTTTTTTATTCGCTTTTACCCCGAAACGAGCTCTCTACGATTTCTATTTCCTCTTCGGTAAGGCCGTAGAGGATGTATACGATATCGTCTATCAGGCGGTCCGTGCGCTCTATCTTCTCGGTTAACGCTACCAGTTCGGCTTTGTATTTATCGAACTCGCCCTGTAATTTACCGTGGTCCGCGGCCTTGAAATCCTCGTGGTTTTTATTGAGCCATTTATAAAACTCGTCGAATTCGTATTCCCAGAATTCCTGATACTTCTTAGGCCTGAAGTCGTCGAGGTTGCCGGCCGTCTCGCCGTCGAGCCAACCGAGGAACTCCCGGACGAGGCGCTGCTTCGCCGCGTTCGTATCGAGCATCTGCTGCGCGAGGAAGGCAAGGAAGTCGTGAACGACGTCGGATTTTTCTTCATCGCCAATTGCGCCTTCTACAAAAGCCAGGAAATCCGCTTCGTCGTTTTTAGGTAGGGAAGTTCCGATACTACTTATAATGGTTTCGAAGTCCCCGGCATTATATGAATTAACGAGTTCTTGGGCGAGGACACCCCTGGCCGTAGCGGCCGTCCTAAAAAATATCGGCCTTAAAGGGGAAAAGTCAGCGTAGTTCGGCCTGTAGTGCATAGTCCTAATGGCTTTATTAAATATTAGATTATAGGCGTACCAGGAAAATAATTTGCTATTAATTAAGGCTAATAAAAATAACACATCGTATTCGCTTTCTTCAGGGACCGTGAAATTAATAACCGTCTCTTGTGTCAATAAACCGGTCTCTGCAATCGTTGCCATTATTTCAATATGATCTCTGGGGGATTTTATATGAGCTACTATATCTTGGCAAATAACCCTTTTCGGCGCGTGTTCCTCTCTATCTCCGGCATTAGAAAAGGAAGAGTCAATATAATATAAGTCTTCCGTATAACCATATCTTTTCAGTGACGCCCCTTTCATGATTAATTCTTTGGTACTATCTTTTGTTAAATATCTCGTAATCCCACCGATTCCCGACCATATACGGCAAATATCTCCTAAATTAACATAATATTTTTCCAATTTACTAGCTAGTTCTGCTACGGCGCCGAAACGGTAGAGGGGATATACCCTTTCGTTGAATTCGTTTTGTAGTATTTCCTCCGAGACCAAATTTACGTTTTCTTCTAAGTAACCTGTTTTAACCGAACCAGAAGCGTGAGAATTCTCGAATATAATTATGATTTGTTCTAATTTGACTTCCTTAAAAGCTTTACTAACGTCTATGATATTTTTAAGCGCCAACTCGCTTATACTGCGGCGGATGTCTTTCCACGAAGTTATATAAGTTAAAGGTTTCGGGACTATCATACCTACTTTTCCCGAATATTTTATTGAATTAAAACTTAATTCTAAAAACATTTCGGCCGTATCACTACTACTTAAGCAAGAATTA from bacterium includes these protein-coding regions:
- a CDS encoding N-6 DNA methylase is translated as AAALASISRPKELLSLPIVAAATALSHGDEHGVGREFFHWELEFPEVFFDEHGREKDHPGFDAVIGNPPYGSKKMLDEFTKGFIRKNNSCLSSSDTAEMFLELSFNSIKYSGKVGMIVPKPLTYITSWKDIRRSISELALKNIIDVSKAFKEVKLEQIIIIFENSHASGSVKTGYLEENVNLVSEEILQNEFNERVYPLYRFGAVAELASKLEKYYVNLGDICRIWSGIGGITRYLTKDSTKELIMKGASLKRYGYTEDLYYIDSSFSNAGDREEHAPKRVICQDIVAHIKSPRDHIEIMATIAETGLLTQETVINFTVPEESEYDVLFLLALINSKLFSWYAYNLIFNKAIRTMHYRPNYADFSPLRPIFFRTAATARGVLAQELVNSYNAGDFETIISSIGTSLPKNDEADFLAFVEGAIGDEEKSDVVHDFLAFLAQQMLDTNAAKQRLVREFLGWLDGETAGNLDDFRPKKYQEFWEYEFDEFYKWLNKNHEDFKAADHGKLQGEFDKYKAELVALTEKIERTDRLIDDIVYILYGLTEEEIEIVESSFRGKSE